The proteins below are encoded in one region of Hemiscyllium ocellatum isolate sHemOce1 chromosome 3, sHemOce1.pat.X.cur, whole genome shotgun sequence:
- the aldh8a1 gene encoding 2-aminomuconic semialdehyde dehydrogenase isoform X1: protein MPKMAHQRTHLVLENYIGGKFVPCSRHLDSYDPSSGDVYCRVPDSGKEEVDAAVKAAKDAFPAWSAKSPLQRSQVLHKLADLIEAHLEEFAQAESKDQGKTITAARSMEIPRAVYNFRFFASIILHYTTECAEMDHMGCTNFTTRTPVGVAGLISPWNLPLYLLTWKIAPAIATGNTVVAKPSEMTSVTAWMMCKLLDEAGVPPGVVNIVFGTGPQAGEAIVSHPDVPLISFTGSTVTAQHIQEKSAPFCKKLSLELGGKNPAIIFDDANLDECIPTTVRSSFTNQGEVCLCTSRIFVQKNIYAEFLEKFVKSARKWKVGIPSDPTANMGALISKEHLEKVKGYVNLAKNEGAKILCGEGIDSLDIPDKNKTGYFLLPTVITDIKDSSRCMQEEIFGPVTCIVPFETEEEVVRRANNVKYGLASTVWSRDVGRIHRVAKKLHTGMVWTNCWLIRDLNLPFGGMKASGVGREGGKDSFEFFTEVKTITIKH from the exons GTGGATGCTGCTGTCAAAGCTGCCAAAGATGCCTTCCCTGCATGGTCAGCGAAAAGTCCTTTGCAACGATCCCAGGTACTACATAAACTGGCAGACCTGATAGAGGCCCATCTGGAGGAATTTGCTCAAGCAGAATCGAAAGACCAAG gaaaaacaataactgcagccCGAAGCATGGAAATACCTCGAGCAGTTTATAATTTCCGTTTCTTTGCCTCAATTATCCTGCACTATACAACCGAATGTGCAGAGATGGACCATATGGGATGCACAAACTTCACCACACGGACTCCGGTGGGAGTAG CTGGCCTTATCAGTCCTTGGAATTTACCACTGTATCTCTTGACCTGGAAGATAGCTCCAGCCATTGCCACAGGCAACACTGTGGTTGCCAAGCCCAGTGAAATGACATCAGTCACTGCTTGGATGATGTGCAAGCTCTTGGATGAAGCAG GTGTTCCACCTGGAGTTGTGAACATCGTGTTTGGGACTGGCCCACAGGCTGGGGAGGCAATTGTCTCTCACCCTGATGTGCCACTAATCTCCTTCACTGGGAGCACAGTCACTGCTCAGCATATCCAAGAGAAGAGTGCTCCATTCTGTAAGAAGCTCTCTCTGGAGCTGGGAGGGAAAAACCCAGCCATCATCTTTGATGATGCAAACCTTGATGAATGCATTCCAACCACCGTGCGATCCAGCTTTACTAACCAG GGTGAAGTCTGCCTGTGTACAAGCAGAATTTTTGTACAAAAGAACATTTATGCTGAGTTTCTGGAGAAGTTTGTCAAGAGTGCCAGGAAATGGAAGGTTGGCATTCCGTCTGACCCAACTGCCAACATGGGTGCTCTCATTAGCAAAGAACATCTCGAAAAG GTAAAGGGCTATGTCAATCTAGCCAAAAATGAAGGAGCTAAAATCCTCTGTGGTGAAGGAATTGATTCCCTGGACATTCCTGACAAAAACAAAACGGGCTATTTTTTATTGCCCACAGTAATCACAGACATAAAGGACAGTTCACGCTGTATGCAAGAGGAAATCTTTGGTCCAGTGACCTGCATAGTTCCCTTTGAAACTGAGGAGGAGGTTGTTCGACGAGCAAATAATGTGAAGTATGGCTTGGCTTCTACCGTGTGGTCACGTGATGTGGGCCGGATACACCGGGTTGCCAAGAAGCTTCATACCGGAATGGTATGGACCAATTGCTGGCTTATTCGTGACCTGAATTTGCCATTTGGTGGCATGAAAGCTTCCGGAGTTGGCAGGGAAGGGGGTAAAGACTCGTTTGAGTTTTTCACAGAGGTCAAAACTATTACAATAAAACACTGA